Sequence from the Rutidosis leptorrhynchoides isolate AG116_Rl617_1_P2 chromosome 3, CSIRO_AGI_Rlap_v1, whole genome shotgun sequence genome:
agtttcgctcgtgaatcttcagttgacgagaagcataagcaatgaccttcgttctttgcatcaatacgcaactaaaaccatttttcgaggcatcgcagtatacgataaaatcatcactgccttcaggaagtgataagataggcgcggtggttaacttctgcttcaaggtttgaaatgctattTCTTGTtcagtttcccaaacgaacttcttccctttgtgagtcagcgcagtcaaaggacgcgcaatcagagagaaaccttcaataaatcttcggtactaaccggcgagacctaaaaattggcggatatgagtcggagtagtgggggtttcccacttgctgattgatcatatacatacatatgtatatgtatatttttaatgCGGAAAGGCATTTAAAGGCAAAATCACAAGACACTAAAACCACGGTAAAGCTCAAATGAATGCGGTAGAATTACGCAGAATATTAAAGAGTGCGAAGGATTCTCGCAGTGTTTGTGCGCAATTCCTAAGTGCCCGCACATCTTACTTCCGCGTAACTCCTgagcctataaatagggagcttgacctctcattttaggttgttgattctggaagaattgctctagccatattaatctctctcgtgactttgcccgagacttgattattgcttggttaaggtaatttacgaagaccgggacatggttgttgatcgtttagcacttaatgaaatatgacaataaggtcccaaaaccataattgacatccattataccccctcattgcactcaatccttgattaaccttaataggataatctaggattgatcaattggcgccatctgtGGGACACGAATAGAATTGGAATGAGAAGTTTGCGTTCATCACAATCGAGCTATTAAACTCATTTTCTAATTCTAATCgtgttattttcttcattatgttgCAGGAATATGCAATTCGTGTAACAATAGTTGCGAATAAAGCGAAATGACGAGGCGACAAAATCTTTTGGCTACTAAGAAAGTTGTAAATATGAATTTGAAGGTGCATAGAGCACGCGAAACCTGTTTAAACAAAAGTTTGTTAAAAGAACTGAAAAAAGTGCAAGATGCGAGGATAGTAAGAACAGTACACAAGAAAAAGGATTCAAAAAGCGAAAAGCAGTAGAAGTGTTTGAAAAATGGCAATTCGTGCCTATTACATTTCCATTTGCGCAAAATCGCGAAATGAATGACATGCCATTAGTCATATCGTGTAAAATCGCAAATACGGGGATCACAATTATGAAAATACATGTTGATACTGGTAGTAGTATAGATTTGATATATGAGAAATGCTTTCGTCAACTACCAGAATGTATCAAAGAAGATCTAAAGCCAACCACGATATCCTTATCTGCTTTCGCGGGTGAATCCGCTTGGCCCATGGGGCAATTATCATTAGAAATTGAATTGTGCAATGAAATAGAGGTGAAGTTGACAAGGAAAACACAGTTAGATTTCTATGTTATACGTGCTGCTTCTCGTTATAACATGTTATTGGGAAGATTTGCGTTGCGAAAGCTTGGAATAGTGCCATCTACAATACACGGAATGGTTAAATTCACTACTTGCAAAGGTGTGGCAACAAAAAATTCTATGACTATGCCACCAATTTGTGCGGCTATAGCACGCAAGACACAGTTGTTGCACATAAAATTGAAGAAGATAATATGGTCGTTGTGAATCCTAAGTATGTTGATCAAAAAATTAAAATTGGCGCTGAATTAAATGCGGAAATACGAAGGAAGATTGTGTAATTGCTTGTTGCGTATATGGATGTATTTGCTTGGAGTGAGCAAGATATGACTGGGGTTCCTCGAAATGTTGCAGAACATAGATTAAATGCTAATCCGGCGTTAAAGCCTAACGTGCAAAAGCGCAGAGGAATGGCTCCAGATCGCATGAAGTGGTTATCTGCGGAAGTTGCTAAATTAGTTAATGCAGGAATATTGCGCGaagtaaaatatcaaacatgggttgcGAACCCTGTtttggtgaaaaaacctgatggaTCGTGGAGGATGTGTATAGACTTCAAAGACATAAACAAAGCTTGTCCAAAAGATAATTATCCACTTCCTGAAATTGATCTTAAGGTGGAATCTTTGCACGCCTATCCTTACAAGTGTTTTTTAGATGCTGCAAAAGGATACCATCAGATACCAATGGCGTTGGAAGATGAAGATAAAACCGCGTTCCATACTGGAAAAGGCATTTATTGTTATATTAAAATGCCTTTTGGCCTTAAAAATGCGGGAGCAACTTATCAGCGATTAATTGATAAAGCGTTTGAAGGACAGATAGGTCGTAATCTGGAGGCTTATGTTGATGATCTTGTTGTTAAAAGTGAAacgcaagaaaatattttgattgatATGCAAGAAACATTTGAAAGTTTgcgaaaaatcaacatgaaattGAATCCATCTAAATGTAGTTTGGGGAaagggaaggcaagtttctaggataTTATATCACTGAGCAAGGTATACAAGCAAACCCTAAGAAAATTGCTGCAATCGTAAACATGACCGCACCTAAAACCGTTAAGGAAGTACAAAGTCTAACTGGAAAAATCGCGGCTTTAACCAGATTTCTTTCAAAGGCCGCGGAAAGACAGTTACCTTTCTTTCGCACTCTTAAAGGTTGTTTGAAGCAGAAGAACCTTGTATGGACTGAAGAAGTAGATAAGGCATTTCAAGAGATGAAGCAATTACTTTCTACATTGCCTACATTGATCGCGCCTGTTGATGGCGAAATATTGTACCTTTATTTATCGGTTGCGAATGAAGCATTTGGCTCAGTACTTGTTGCGGAAAGGAACAAGATCCAAAAGCCAGTTTATTTCATTAGCAAGGCGCTTGCGGGAAGTGAAATAAATTATGTGCTGATTGAAAAATTTATTTACGCGTTAGTTTTGACGTCAAGAAGGTTGTGCAGATACTTTCAAGGTCATCCAATACATGTCTTAACTGATTTGCCGATTAAGAATGTTTTGAGCACACCTGCGATATTTGGAAGACTTGCCAAATGGGCGATTGAGCTTGGAGCATTTGAAATATCGTATCTACCGCGTACATCCGTAAAAGGTCAAGTTTTGGCTGATTACCTTGCAGAAATGATGGGTGACTTGGAGGTTATCCATGAGAGAACACAATTAAAGCCACTTCAGCACGAAATCTGGGATTTATATAGAGATGGTGCATCGTGTATTGAAGGAGCAGGCACGGGATTATTGTTGTCCAAACCAAATGGAGAAGAACATACATACGGGCTACGTTTAATTTTGAAGTAACAAACAATGAGGCTGAATACGAAGCGTTGCTTGCATGATTAAATATGGCGCATAAGATGAATATTTCGCAGTTGTGCGCATATGTTGATTCGCAGCTGGTGGCAAACCAATTCAATGGCTCTTTTGAAGCCCATGAGTTATCTATGCAGAAGTATTTAAAACTTGTGCAGGATTCCGTGGAGAAATTTGAATTCTTTGAGTTATCACAAGTATCGAGAAGTCAAAATAAAAAGGCGGACGCATTGAGAAAATTCGCTGCATTGGAATTTTCGCACTTTCAAAAGCAGGTCTGGGTAGAAGAACTTCCCAATAAATCCATAGATGGAAGTTTATTTGTTGCGACTATCGAAGAGGTTGCACCAAATTGGATGGATCCTATTGTCAATTATCTGCGAAATGATGCATTGCCAGAAGATAAAAAGAAAGCTCATTTGGTGCGCGAAAGATCACCTATGTATGTGATTTAAAATGATGTGTTATATCGCAAATCGTATTTGGGACCATTAATGCGGTGTGTAGGGCCCGCAGAAGTAGCAACGATTGTTGAGGAAGTGCATAGTGGATCTTGTGCTCTTCATTCAGGTTATAAAATGATTGCCGCGAAAATAATGCGAATGGGTTACTTTTGGCCTACCCTATATCGTGATGTTGCGCAAACAGTAAAAAGGTGTAAAAGCTGTCAACGGCACGCACCGCAGAATCGCAAACCAAGGCATGACATGATTCCAATTGATTCACCATGGCCATTTTATAAATGGGCCATTGATATTGTGGGACCCTTTCCACCAGGTGCAGGGAATGTAAAGTTCCTGATTGTAGCCATTGATTATTTCACTAAATGGGTAGAGGCAAAGGCTTTACGCACAATCACTGGCGTGCAagtgcggaattttgtatgggaatacattgtgtgcagatttggtattccGCGGGAGCTTGTAAGTGATAATGAAGCACAGATTGCAAAGGATCCGTTTTTAAGTTGGTGTACGGAGTTGAATATAATTCAAAAATTTACATCAGTGGCACATCCGCAGGCAAATGGATTGTGCGAGGTCACTAATTGTGATATTGTTAGTGGTATTAAAAAGCGTTTGAATGAAAAACGGAATGGGTGGGTTGATGAACTTTCAAATGTACTATGAGCTCATCGCACTACTTTTAAGAAAAGTACAGGCGAAACACCTTTTAGCCTAGTATATGATTCAGAAGCAATGATCCCCGcggaagtctttgttgagaggcATAGGGTTGCTAATTTTGATGAAAGCGTGAATGCAGATGGCATTTGTGAAAACCTAAATTTCATTGAAGAGCACATGCTTATGGCCGCAATACACGAAGAAAATAATAAGCAACAAATTGCTAAGTATTACAACAAAAAAGTACGCGCATTAGCCTTTGATGTAGGAGAATGGGTTTTGCAGAATAATGAAGCAAGTCGTGCTGAAAAACAAGGGAAGTTGGGACCCAATTGGGAAGGTCCATACCAAATAGTGGGAATCAATGCGGTAGGCTCTTATAAACTCCAGGACGTTGAAGGACGTAACATACCTAACGCGTGGCATGCTACTTTGTTGAAAAGATATTACGTGTAATCAAAAGAAATGTGCGAAATTCTATGCGCATTTTAGGGATTCATGTTAATACATAGCAAATAAGTTTGCACTATTATGTGAAATGAATAACGCTCAAGTTTCTGTTCATAGCAACAATTGCGTGTTTATGTGTAGTTTGTAATTATTATGCGTTTAATACAACACCATAAATGAAATTAAACAAGTGATGGTAAAGACCACTTGGTAGTTAACAAAAATAGTTTAAAGTGTATGCGAAAGGAAATCAGTTTGCTAACTCTTGCCC
This genomic interval carries:
- the LOC139900499 gene encoding uncharacterized protein translates to MAHKMNISQLCAYVDSQLVANQFNGSFEAHELSMQKYLKLVQDSVEKFEFFELSQVSRSQNKKADALRKFAALEFSHFQKQVWVEELPNKSIDGSLFVATIEEVAPNWMDPIVNYLRNDALPEDKKKAHLVRERSPMYVI